A genomic region of Glycine max cultivar Williams 82 chromosome 15, Glycine_max_v4.0, whole genome shotgun sequence contains the following coding sequences:
- the LOC100809031 gene encoding ubiquinol-cytochrome-c reductase complex assembly factor 1-like isoform X4, producing MLRRWSKAVTPISKFGSQSHLNFVKDVSRQTYAGVAPAPTIEDKPHRPVVNLDKMFWSKPCSLALPRDSPLRVEEPDYQGIKRLMLKLMLFYMFNLEKTFKTTFSLLVLHMWFCLRRLKQEGKEGVEFGQYLYEIYNHDVELRVSKAGVNLLLTKWMKELEKIFYGNIVAYDTAILLEAKPGDFSNVIWRNIFSEDGSSTPDAAASQSVQAMARYARREVSCMTLTDKEALFSGNFMFTSLKHENTNGKGPQ from the exons ATGTTGCGAAGATGGAGCAAAGCAGTTACTCCAATCTCCAAATTTGGATCGCAGAGTCATTTGAATTTCGTGAAGGACGTCTCGCGCCAAACCTACGCCGGGGTTGCACCCGCGCCAACGATAGAGGACAAACCTCACCGCCCCGTG GTTAACCTAGATAAAATGTTTTGGTCTAAACCCTGTTCGCTGGCCTTGCCCCGTGACTCACCCCTCAGAGTTGAAGAACCTGATTATCAGGGCATCAAGCGTTTAATGCTCAAACTCATGCTGTTTTATA TGTTTAACTTGGAGAAAACATTCAAAACAACATTCTCTTTACTTGTGCTTCATATGTGGTTCTGTTTGCGTCGCTTGAAGCAAGAGGGAAAGGAGGGTGTTGAATTTGGCCAGTACCTTTATGAGATTTACAATCACGATGTGGAGCTAAGAGTGTCCAAAGCTGGA GTTAACCTACTACTGACTAAGTGGATGAAAGAGCTTGAGAAGATTTTTTATGGGAACATTGTTGCTTATGATACTGCCATACTTCTGGAAGCTAAACCGGGTGATTTTTCTAATGTTATATGGAG GAATATATTCTCTGAAGATGGTTCTTCAACACCAGATGCTGCTGCATCTCAATCAGTGCAG GCGATGGCCAGATATGCTCGCCGGGAAGTAAGTTGTATGACCTTAACAG ATAAAGAAGCACTATTTTCAGGGAATTTTATGTTCACCTCTTTGAAGCATGAGAACACAAACGGAAAGGGGCCTCAATGA
- the LOC100809031 gene encoding ubiquinol-cytochrome-c reductase complex assembly factor 1-like isoform X1: protein MLRRWSKAVTPISKFGSQSHLNFVKDVSRQTYAGVAPAPTIEDKPHRPVVNLDKMFWSKPCSLALPRDSPLRVEEPDYQGIKRLMLKLMLFYSKQSKSIRGANVVYQRIISQVDKPPIYEVFNLEKTFKTTFSLLVLHMWFCLRRLKQEGKEGVEFGQYLYEIYNHDVELRVSKAGVNLLLTKWMKELEKIFYGNIVAYDTAILLEAKPGDFSNVIWSFRNIFSEDGSSTPDAAASQSVQAMARYARREVSCMTLTDKEALFSGNFMFTSLKHENTNGKGPQ from the exons ATGTTGCGAAGATGGAGCAAAGCAGTTACTCCAATCTCCAAATTTGGATCGCAGAGTCATTTGAATTTCGTGAAGGACGTCTCGCGCCAAACCTACGCCGGGGTTGCACCCGCGCCAACGATAGAGGACAAACCTCACCGCCCCGTG GTTAACCTAGATAAAATGTTTTGGTCTAAACCCTGTTCGCTGGCCTTGCCCCGTGACTCACCCCTCAGAGTTGAAGAACCTGATTATCAGGGCATCAAGCGTTTAATGCTCAAACTCATGCTGTTTTATAGTAAGCAGAGCAAGTCAATTCGTGGGGCTAATGTTGTGTACCAAAGAATCATTTCTCAAGTTGATAAACCTCCCATTTATGAAG TGTTTAACTTGGAGAAAACATTCAAAACAACATTCTCTTTACTTGTGCTTCATATGTGGTTCTGTTTGCGTCGCTTGAAGCAAGAGGGAAAGGAGGGTGTTGAATTTGGCCAGTACCTTTATGAGATTTACAATCACGATGTGGAGCTAAGAGTGTCCAAAGCTGGA GTTAACCTACTACTGACTAAGTGGATGAAAGAGCTTGAGAAGATTTTTTATGGGAACATTGTTGCTTATGATACTGCCATACTTCTGGAAGCTAAACCGGGTGATTTTTCTAATGTTATATGGAG TTTCAGGAATATATTCTCTGAAGATGGTTCTTCAACACCAGATGCTGCTGCATCTCAATCAGTGCAG GCGATGGCCAGATATGCTCGCCGGGAAGTAAGTTGTATGACCTTAACAG ATAAAGAAGCACTATTTTCAGGGAATTTTATGTTCACCTCTTTGAAGCATGAGAACACAAACGGAAAGGGGCCTCAATGA
- the LOC100804758 gene encoding RING-H2 finger protein ATL54, with protein MGLHHHRKLMPLPEICGSICHVKKSELCSSDCKVCLKICLTNYSPPTLPPQVPPFQSYDDGAADQAYNHKISTYLFLALALLTAAFFVVCCRAIYTRFSSRRRVSSTSRRQNQTHHDDDDFVDEENGPMVDHPIWYIRTLGLQQSIINAITVCKYKKGEGLIEGTDCAVCLSEFQEDENLRLLPKCHHAFHLPCIDTWLRSHTNCPMCRAPIVADLATARMESSFVDSSSLENSHMEVLENSAPDSELMNNRAEEEEGQLEVEDGVRVCETETPVEDVASTLPRSSVSLDSFSFANFNLALATVESNGNSKRVLGGVDDDPTASKGVIGNDLATSSKGSSSFRLARYLQGVPSSSVKRSQSFNGKYLLSWYGCSQKKPNAPLRSF; from the coding sequence ATGGGTCTGCATCATCACAGAAAGTTGATGCCATTGCCAGAAATCTGCGGGTCAATTTGCCATGTGAAGAAGTCTGAGCTTTGTTCATCAGATTGCAAAGTTTGCCTCAAGATCTGCCTAACCAATTATTCTCCTCCAACGCTACCACCACAAGTTCCTCCTTTTCAATCATATGATGATGGTGCAGCAGATCAAGCATACAACCACAAAATCTCCACCTATTTGTTCCTTGCACTTGCTCTTCTAACTGCTGCTTTCTTTGTCGTTTGTTGTCGTGCCATCTATACCAGGTTTAGCTCAAGGAGGAGGGTATCATCAACATCAAGGCGCCAAAACCAAACAcaccatgatgatgatgattttgttGATGAAGAGAATGGCCCTATGGTGGACCACCCCATATGGTATATCCGCACCCTTGGCCTTCAGCAATCGATTATCAATGCCATCACAGTTTGTAAGTATAAGAAAGGAGAGGGCTTGATTGAAGGAACGGATTGTGCTGTTTGCTTGAGTGAGTTTCAAGAGGACGAGAATCTCAGACTTTTGCCAAAATGTCACCATGCTTTTCATCTTCCTTGTATCGATACCTGGCTTAGGTCTCATACCAATTGTCCTATGTGCCGGGCTCCAATTGTTGCTGACCTTGCAACTGCAAGGATGGAGTCTAGTTTTGTTGATTCAAGTTCCTTGGAAAACAGCCACATGGAAGTTTTGGAAAATAGTGCTCCTGATTCTGAATTGATGAATAATAGGGCAGAGGAGGAAGAAGGCCAATTGGAAGTTGAAGATGGAGTGAGGGTTTGTGAAACTGAAACCCCAGTTGAAGATGTGGCAAGCACTCTTCCTAGAAGTTCGGTTTCTCtggattctttttcttttgcaaatTTCAATCTTGCTCTTGCAACAGTAGAGTCTAATGGTAACTCAAAAAGAGTGCTGGGAGGTGTGGATGATGATCCTACTGCTTCAAAGGGGGTTATTGGAAACGATTTGGCAACTAGTTCCAAAGGTAGCTCCTCTTTCAGGTTAGCGAGATATCTGCAGGGTGTTCCTAGTTCTTCAGTGAAAAGGTCACAGTCCTTTAATGGGAAATACCTTCTATCCTGGTATGGCTGCAGTCAGAAGAAGCCAAATGCTCCTCTGAGAAGCTTTTGA
- the LOC100811179 gene encoding pentatricopeptide repeat-containing protein At5g09450, mitochondrial isoform X1 — MAHRSLFLSLRRFSSCRNSGLACVLNRTRFVSSGAVSSDLVEESVEGDDDLRSRIFRLRLPKRSATNVLQKWVLQGNPITLSQLRDISKELRRSQRYKHALEISEWMVSNEEYELSDSDYAVRIDLMTQVFGIDAAERYFEGLPLATKTTETYTALLHSYAGAKLTEKAEELYQRIKDSNLSFDALTYNEMMTLYMSVGQFEKVPIVVEELKQQKVSPDIFTYNLWISSCAAILNIDEVRRILDEMSHGAGSNESWIRYLNLANIYISVAHLDNASSNTLVETEKRITQRQWITYDFLIILYGGLGSKDKLDQIWNSLGMTKQKMISRNYMCIISSYLMLGLTKEVGEVIDQWKQSTTTDFDMLACKKILVAFRDIGLAEIANNLNVILIEKNLSLGSD; from the exons ATGGCGCATCGCTCACTCTTCCTCTCTCTCAGACG CTTCTCATCATGCAGAAATAGCGGTTTAGCTTGTGTCCTGAACAGAACAAGATTCGTGTCTTCGGGTGCTGTGAGCAGTGATTTGGTGGAAGAGAGTGTGGAAGGTGATGATGACCTAAGGAGCAGAATCTTCAGGCTTAGGCTCCCCAAGCGAAGCGCCACCAACGTTCTTCAGAAATGGGTCCTCCAAGGGAATCCTATTACGCTCTCTCAGCTTCGGGATATATCCAAAGAGCTTCGAAGATCTCAACGTTACAAACACGCTTTGGAG ATATCAGAGTGGATGGTTAGCAATGAGGAATATGAGTTATCAGACTCTGATTATGCAGTCCGCATAGATTTGATGACCCAAGTTTTTGGCATTGATGCTGCAGAGCGCTACTTTGAGGGTCTACCTCTTGCTACAAAGACTACTGAAACATACACAGCACTCCTCCATTCTTACGCAGGAGCAAAATTGACTGAAAAGGCTGAGGAACTTTATCAAAGGATAAAGGATTCAAACCTTTCCTTTGATGCTCTTACTTACAATGAAATGATGACTCTTTACATGTCAGTGGGGCAGTTTGAAAAGGTCCCTATAGTTGTTGAAGAACTGAAACAACAAAAGGTTTCCCCTGATATCTTTACTTACAATCTATGGATAAGTTCCTGTGCCGCTATTCTTAATATCGATGAAGTTAGGAGGATTCTTGATGAAATGAGTCACGGTGCTGGTTCTAATGAAAGTTGGATCAGATATTTGAACCTGgccaatatatatattagtgtaGCTCATCTTGATAATGCAAGTTCCAACACACTTGTTGAGACTGAGAAAAGGATCACCCAAAGGCAATGGATAACTTATGACTTCTTAATCATTCTTTATGGTGGGTTGGGAAGTAAGGATAAACTTGATCAGATATGGAATTCCTTGGGAATGACCAAACAGAAAATGATTAGCAGGAATTACATGTGCATCATTTCTTCCTATCTGATGCTTGGTCTTACGAAAGAAGTGGGTGAAGTTATTGATCAATGGAAGCAATCAACGACCACGGATTTTGATATGCTTGCCTGTAAAAAGATTTTGGTTGCTTTTAGGGACATTGGCTTAGCTGAAATAGCCAACAACTTGAATGTGATTCTCATTGAGAAGAACCTCAGTCTTGGAAGTGATTAA
- the LOC100809031 gene encoding ubiquinol-cytochrome-c reductase complex assembly factor 1-like isoform X3 has protein sequence MLRRWSKAVTPISKFGSQSHLNFVKDVSRQTYAGVAPAPTIEDKPHRPVVNLDKMFWSKPCSLALPRDSPLRVEEPDYQGIKRLMLKLMLFYMFNLEKTFKTTFSLLVLHMWFCLRRLKQEGKEGVEFGQYLYEIYNHDVELRVSKAGVNLLLTKWMKELEKIFYGNIVAYDTAILLEAKPGDFSNVIWSFRNIFSEDGSSTPDAAASQSVQAMARYARREVSCMTLTDKEALFSGNFMFTSLKHENTNGKGPQ, from the exons ATGTTGCGAAGATGGAGCAAAGCAGTTACTCCAATCTCCAAATTTGGATCGCAGAGTCATTTGAATTTCGTGAAGGACGTCTCGCGCCAAACCTACGCCGGGGTTGCACCCGCGCCAACGATAGAGGACAAACCTCACCGCCCCGTG GTTAACCTAGATAAAATGTTTTGGTCTAAACCCTGTTCGCTGGCCTTGCCCCGTGACTCACCCCTCAGAGTTGAAGAACCTGATTATCAGGGCATCAAGCGTTTAATGCTCAAACTCATGCTGTTTTATA TGTTTAACTTGGAGAAAACATTCAAAACAACATTCTCTTTACTTGTGCTTCATATGTGGTTCTGTTTGCGTCGCTTGAAGCAAGAGGGAAAGGAGGGTGTTGAATTTGGCCAGTACCTTTATGAGATTTACAATCACGATGTGGAGCTAAGAGTGTCCAAAGCTGGA GTTAACCTACTACTGACTAAGTGGATGAAAGAGCTTGAGAAGATTTTTTATGGGAACATTGTTGCTTATGATACTGCCATACTTCTGGAAGCTAAACCGGGTGATTTTTCTAATGTTATATGGAG TTTCAGGAATATATTCTCTGAAGATGGTTCTTCAACACCAGATGCTGCTGCATCTCAATCAGTGCAG GCGATGGCCAGATATGCTCGCCGGGAAGTAAGTTGTATGACCTTAACAG ATAAAGAAGCACTATTTTCAGGGAATTTTATGTTCACCTCTTTGAAGCATGAGAACACAAACGGAAAGGGGCCTCAATGA
- the LOC100811179 gene encoding pentatricopeptide repeat-containing protein At5g09450, mitochondrial isoform X2, translated as MAHRSLFLSLRRNSGLACVLNRTRFVSSGAVSSDLVEESVEGDDDLRSRIFRLRLPKRSATNVLQKWVLQGNPITLSQLRDISKELRRSQRYKHALEISEWMVSNEEYELSDSDYAVRIDLMTQVFGIDAAERYFEGLPLATKTTETYTALLHSYAGAKLTEKAEELYQRIKDSNLSFDALTYNEMMTLYMSVGQFEKVPIVVEELKQQKVSPDIFTYNLWISSCAAILNIDEVRRILDEMSHGAGSNESWIRYLNLANIYISVAHLDNASSNTLVETEKRITQRQWITYDFLIILYGGLGSKDKLDQIWNSLGMTKQKMISRNYMCIISSYLMLGLTKEVGEVIDQWKQSTTTDFDMLACKKILVAFRDIGLAEIANNLNVILIEKNLSLGSD; from the exons ATGGCGCATCGCTCACTCTTCCTCTCTCTCAGACG AAATAGCGGTTTAGCTTGTGTCCTGAACAGAACAAGATTCGTGTCTTCGGGTGCTGTGAGCAGTGATTTGGTGGAAGAGAGTGTGGAAGGTGATGATGACCTAAGGAGCAGAATCTTCAGGCTTAGGCTCCCCAAGCGAAGCGCCACCAACGTTCTTCAGAAATGGGTCCTCCAAGGGAATCCTATTACGCTCTCTCAGCTTCGGGATATATCCAAAGAGCTTCGAAGATCTCAACGTTACAAACACGCTTTGGAG ATATCAGAGTGGATGGTTAGCAATGAGGAATATGAGTTATCAGACTCTGATTATGCAGTCCGCATAGATTTGATGACCCAAGTTTTTGGCATTGATGCTGCAGAGCGCTACTTTGAGGGTCTACCTCTTGCTACAAAGACTACTGAAACATACACAGCACTCCTCCATTCTTACGCAGGAGCAAAATTGACTGAAAAGGCTGAGGAACTTTATCAAAGGATAAAGGATTCAAACCTTTCCTTTGATGCTCTTACTTACAATGAAATGATGACTCTTTACATGTCAGTGGGGCAGTTTGAAAAGGTCCCTATAGTTGTTGAAGAACTGAAACAACAAAAGGTTTCCCCTGATATCTTTACTTACAATCTATGGATAAGTTCCTGTGCCGCTATTCTTAATATCGATGAAGTTAGGAGGATTCTTGATGAAATGAGTCACGGTGCTGGTTCTAATGAAAGTTGGATCAGATATTTGAACCTGgccaatatatatattagtgtaGCTCATCTTGATAATGCAAGTTCCAACACACTTGTTGAGACTGAGAAAAGGATCACCCAAAGGCAATGGATAACTTATGACTTCTTAATCATTCTTTATGGTGGGTTGGGAAGTAAGGATAAACTTGATCAGATATGGAATTCCTTGGGAATGACCAAACAGAAAATGATTAGCAGGAATTACATGTGCATCATTTCTTCCTATCTGATGCTTGGTCTTACGAAAGAAGTGGGTGAAGTTATTGATCAATGGAAGCAATCAACGACCACGGATTTTGATATGCTTGCCTGTAAAAAGATTTTGGTTGCTTTTAGGGACATTGGCTTAGCTGAAATAGCCAACAACTTGAATGTGATTCTCATTGAGAAGAACCTCAGTCTTGGAAGTGATTAA
- the LOC100809031 gene encoding ubiquinol-cytochrome-c reductase complex assembly factor 1-like isoform X2: protein MLRRWSKAVTPISKFGSQSHLNFVKDVSRQTYAGVAPAPTIEDKPHRPVVNLDKMFWSKPCSLALPRDSPLRVEEPDYQGIKRLMLKLMLFYSKQSKSIRGANVVYQRIISQVDKPPIYEVFNLEKTFKTTFSLLVLHMWFCLRRLKQEGKEGVEFGQYLYEIYNHDVELRVSKAGVNLLLTKWMKELEKIFYGNIVAYDTAILLEAKPGDFSNVIWRNIFSEDGSSTPDAAASQSVQAMARYARREVSCMTLTDKEALFSGNFMFTSLKHENTNGKGPQ from the exons ATGTTGCGAAGATGGAGCAAAGCAGTTACTCCAATCTCCAAATTTGGATCGCAGAGTCATTTGAATTTCGTGAAGGACGTCTCGCGCCAAACCTACGCCGGGGTTGCACCCGCGCCAACGATAGAGGACAAACCTCACCGCCCCGTG GTTAACCTAGATAAAATGTTTTGGTCTAAACCCTGTTCGCTGGCCTTGCCCCGTGACTCACCCCTCAGAGTTGAAGAACCTGATTATCAGGGCATCAAGCGTTTAATGCTCAAACTCATGCTGTTTTATAGTAAGCAGAGCAAGTCAATTCGTGGGGCTAATGTTGTGTACCAAAGAATCATTTCTCAAGTTGATAAACCTCCCATTTATGAAG TGTTTAACTTGGAGAAAACATTCAAAACAACATTCTCTTTACTTGTGCTTCATATGTGGTTCTGTTTGCGTCGCTTGAAGCAAGAGGGAAAGGAGGGTGTTGAATTTGGCCAGTACCTTTATGAGATTTACAATCACGATGTGGAGCTAAGAGTGTCCAAAGCTGGA GTTAACCTACTACTGACTAAGTGGATGAAAGAGCTTGAGAAGATTTTTTATGGGAACATTGTTGCTTATGATACTGCCATACTTCTGGAAGCTAAACCGGGTGATTTTTCTAATGTTATATGGAG GAATATATTCTCTGAAGATGGTTCTTCAACACCAGATGCTGCTGCATCTCAATCAGTGCAG GCGATGGCCAGATATGCTCGCCGGGAAGTAAGTTGTATGACCTTAACAG ATAAAGAAGCACTATTTTCAGGGAATTTTATGTTCACCTCTTTGAAGCATGAGAACACAAACGGAAAGGGGCCTCAATGA
- the LOC100801592 gene encoding classical arabinogalactan protein 1 — translation MAFSSTLLLLLVAMFVFSAVAQSPASSPEFAAAPPKTATPSPSSSMSPPAAAPSPSSSVVSSPPSPPTSVPASSPSPSISPSSISSPPSDAPAPSENAAVSNGFAAVGSVVVGLVAAASIM, via the coding sequence ATGGCATTCTCTTCCACTCTACTTCTTCTGCTCGTGGCGATGTTCGTCTTCTCTGCCGTCGCACAATCTCCGGCGTCGTCTCCTGAGTTCGCTGCTGCTCCACCGAAAACCGCCACTCCCTCGCCTTCTTCGTCCATGTCTCCACCCGCCGCTGCTCCTTCACCTTCATCCTCCGTCGTGAGCTCTCCGCCGTCTCCTCCTACTTCAGTTCCGGCGTCTTCTCCGTCGCCTTCCATCTCTCCGTCGTCGATCTCTTCCCCTCCGTCCGATGCCCCCGCACCGTCCGAGAATGCCGCCGTCTCGAATGGATTCGCCGCTGTCGGATCTGTCGTAGTCGGTCTCGTCGCCGCCGCATCGATCATGTGA
- the LOC100806355 gene encoding H/ACA ribonucleoprotein complex subunit 4, with protein sequence MSHSDSSKKKKQQQRSKHEGGGGEEESKDEGGLMIKPQSFTPPIDTSQWPILLKNYERLNVRTGHYTPIPSGYSPLKRPLAEYLKYGVLNLDKPANPSSHEVVAWIKRLLRVEKTGHSGTLDPKVTGNLIVCIDRATRLVKSQQGAGKEYVCIARLHSDVPDVSKVARALETLTGAVFQRPPLISAVKRQLRIRTIYESKLLEYDPDRHLVVFWISCEAGTYVRTMCVHLGLLLGVGSHMQELRRVRSGIMGEKDNMVSMHDVMDAQWVYDNYRDETYLRRVVMPLEILLTSYKRLVVKDSAVNAICYGAKFMIPGLLRFENDIDVGEEVVLMTTKGEAIALGIAEMTTAVMATCDHGVVAKIKRVVMDRDTYPRKWGLGPRASMKKRLISEGKLDKHGKPNEKTPQEWLRNLVLPTGGDSVIAGLAAAPEPEDDKIQKKEGDGEGKKRKKHESTDSPVAVPAKKVKVDEVEEVEKQEKVKVKKVDEETVEVEVEKKEKKKKKKKNKENSEAASSDEEKTEKKKKKHKDKVEDSSPELDKSEKKKKKKKDKEAAAATAEISNGKEDDSNADKSEKKKHKKKKNKDADEE encoded by the coding sequence ATGTCTCACTCCGACAGcagcaagaagaagaagcagcagcAGCGTAGCAAGCacgaaggaggaggaggagaggaaGAATCGAAAGACGAAGGCGGGTTGATGATCAAGCCGCAGAGCTTCACTCCCCCAATCGACACCTCCCAATGGCCCATCCTCCTCAAAAACTATGAGCGTCTCAATGTCCGCACCGGCCACTACACCCCCATCCCCTCCGGCTACTCCCCCTTGAAGCGCCCCCTCGCCGAGTACCTCAAATACGGCGTCCTCAACCTCGACAAGCCCGCCAACCCTTCCTCCCACGAGGTCGTCGCCTGGATCAAGCGCCTCCTCCGCGTCGAAAAGACCGGCCACTCCGGCACCCTCGACCCCAAGGTCACCGGCAACCTCATCGTCTGCATCGACCGCGCCACTCGCCTCGTCAAGTCCCAGCAGGGCGCCGGCAAGGAGTACGTCTGCATCGCCCGCCTCCACTCCGACGTCCCCGACGTCTCCAAGGTCGCCCGCGCCCTCGAAACCCTCACCGGCGCCGTCTTCCAGCGTCCCCCCTTGATTTCCGCCGTCAAGCGCCAGCTCCGGATTCGGACCATCTACGAAAGTAAGCTCCTTGAGTATGACCCTGATAGGCACTTGgttgttttctggatttcctgTGAGGCTGGCACCTATGTTAGGACTATGTGTGTGCACTTAGGCTTGCTTCTTGGTGTGGGTAGCCACATGCAGGAGCTTAGGAGGGTCAGGTCTGGGATCATGGGGGAGAAGGATAACATGGTCTCCATGCATGATGTCATGGATGCTCAGTGGGTTTATGATAATTATAGGGATGAGACTTATTTGAGGAGGGTTGTTATGCCCTTGGAGATTCTTCTGACTAGCTATAAGAGGCTTGTTGTCAAGGATTCTGCTGTCAATGCTATTTGTTATGGTGCTAAGTTCATGATTCCTGGGTTGCTTAGGTTTGAGAATGATATTGATGTTGGGGAGGAGGTTGTGCTTATGACTACCAAGGGTGAGGCTATTGCTCTTGGGATTGCTGAGATGACTACTGCTGTTATGGCCACTTGTGATCATGGGGTTGTGGCCAAGATCAAGAGGGTGGTCATGGATAGGGATACTTATCCCAGGAAGTGGGGCTTGGGCCCGAGGGCGTCCATGAAGAAGAGGCTTATTAGTGAAGGGAAGCTCGATAAGCATGGGAAGCCCAATGAGAAGACCCCCCAGGAGTGGCTTAGGAATTTGGTTTTGCCAACTGGTGGGGATAGTGTGATTGCTGGCTTGGCTGCTGCGCCGGAACCTGAGGATGACAAGATTCAGAAGAAGGAGGGAGATGGGGAagggaagaagagaaagaagcaTGAAAGCACAGATAGCCCCGTTGCTGTTCCTGCTAAGAAGGTGAAAGTGGATGAAGTGGAAGAGGTTGAAAAGCAAGAAAAGGTGAAGGTGAAGAAGGTAGATGAAGAGACTGTGGAGGTTGAAgttgagaagaaggagaagaagaagaaaaagaagaagaataaggaGAACAGCGAAGCAGCCTCTTCTGATGAGGAGAAaactgagaagaagaagaagaagcacaaGGATAAGGTTGAAGATAGTTCGCCAGAGTTAGACAAGtctgagaagaaaaagaagaagaagaaagacaaaGAAGCTGCTGCTGCTACTGCTGAAATTAGCAATGGAAAGGAGGATGACAGTAATGCTGATAAGAGTGAAaagaagaagcacaagaaaaagaaaaacaaagatgcTGACGAAGAATAG